The Lineus longissimus chromosome 2, tnLinLong1.2, whole genome shotgun sequence genome window below encodes:
- the LOC135501331 gene encoding glyoxalase domain-containing protein 4-like, with translation MTSRRALHFVFKVGDRNLTAKFYRDILGMKFLRHEEFEEGCKASCNGPYDGKWSKSMVGYGAEDDHFVVELTYNYGLGSYKLGTDFRGLTVHSKQAIENVKAGKWPATEEGGVYTVEAPGGYRYVLHPENSAGDPVKMVSLACSDLKRSIAYWNGLLGMKIYDQKENSVTLGYSDSQCKLELFDIKGPVDHAKAFGRIAFACPREELPSIEKAMKESGNTIIMPLVSLDTPGKATVEVVILADPDGHEICFVGDEAFRELSQVDPAADELLDKALAADKSDEWFAQKGQAKQEA, from the exons ATGACTTCGCGCAGAGCAttgcattttgtttttaaagttgGCGACCGTAATTTAACAGCAAAGTTTTATCGTGACATTTTAGGAATGAAG TTCCTGAGACATGAAGAGTTTGAAGAAGGATGTAAAGCAAGTTGCAATGG ACCTTATGATGGCAAATGGAGTAAATCCATGGTAGGCTATGGAGCAGAGGACGACCATTTTGTTGTGGAGTTGACTTACAATTACGGCTTGGGAagctacaagcttggaaccgaTTTTAGA GGTTTAACAGTACACAGTAAACAAGCCATAGAAAATGTGAAAGCTGGGAAGTGGCCAGCGACAGAGGAAGGTGGTGTTTACACAGTGGAAGCACCTGGTGGTTACAGATATGTCCTGCATCCGGAAAACTCGGCTGGAG ATCCTGTCAAGATGGTGTCTTTGGCTTGCTCAGATCTCAAAAGATCCATAG CATACTGGAATGGTCTTCTTGGGATGAAAATTTATGATCAAAAGGAAAACTCAGTCACATTGGGGTATTCAGACTCACAG TGCAAATTAGAGCTGTTTGACATCAAAGGGCCTGTGGACCATGCCAAAGCGTTTGGAAGAATCGCCTTTGCTTGCCCGAGAGAAGAG CTTCCCAGTATTGAGAAGGCTATGAAAGAGAGTGGGAACACAATCATTATGCCTCTAGTCAGTTTAGATACCCCTGGGAAAGCTACTGTGGAAGTGGTCATTCTAGCAGATCCG GATGGCCATGAGATATGTTTTGTTGGGGATGAAGCATTCCGTGAGCTCAGTCAGGTGGATCCTGCTGCTGATGAACTCTTAGATAAG GCCCTTGCAGCTGATAAAAGTGACGAATGGTTTGCCCAAAAAGGACAGGCTAAACAGGAGGCATAG